The window ACGGGACAAGGAAAAAATCGTCTGCTACGACGCGCGGCCGGAAGGGAAGTGACTACGTCGCCGTTTTCATCGCCCGTTCGATATAGGCCCTCATCTCCTTGAGCGGCCCGGTGTCCGTCCCGGCGACGACGGGCTCCGACTCGTACATATTGCGGACGGCCGCGGCGATGCCAGGGTTGCCGCCGGTGAACTCGTGGACCAGCGCCATCCACTTCTTGGCAAGAGCTTGCACCCGCGGGTCGGCCGGGTCGGCCCCCTGGTCCATCTCGGTTCGGACCGCGGCCATGAGTTCTTTCCACTCGTCGCCGACCTGGCGCATGCGGTCCTCGCCGACTTGCTCCCGGCGGGCCTTCAACTCGTCCAGTTGTTCCGGTGTGTAGTACTTCTCGAACATGACAGTGGCCTCGATGGTTTGAAGGAACAGTTCGGCGGACACGGGGACCGTCCGGCCGAGGGCGTCCGCGAGCGTTTCGAGCCGCGAACAGATCTGGTGCTGGGTCCGGAGCTGGTCGCGCACCCGGGCGAGGTGGAGGCGAACCACGGTGAGCGCGTCGAATCCCGGGCGGGTGAGGCAGTCGCGGATCTCGTCCAGGCCGAACCCGAGGTGCCGGAGGGAGAGAATCTGCTGCAGCCGGGCGAGGTCGGCGGCCGTGTAGAGCCGGTGCCCGCCGGCCGCCCGGTGGGTCGGGACGAGTAAGCCGATCTCGTCGTAGTGGTGCAGCGTGCGGACCGTTACGCCGGTCCGCCGGGCCACATCCCCGACCTTAAAAAGCTCCGCGTCTGACGCCTCGCTCATCGCCGTTTCCCCGTCGGATGTCGCCAGTCCACCGGCATGGTACGACCTCCCGTGGCGTGAGGTTCAAGGGGGAATTCGGAAATTAGCCACGGATGAACACGGACAAACACGGATTAAGACAGAACTGTCCGGCTATAAGTCGAACAGGGAAGGCTGGTTATGGCCGGGCGTTTCGCGATTTCGCGAATTTTCATCAGAAAACGCTTGAAATAGGGGCATTTTCTCGAACAGCGTCAGGCTGAGAATTTGTAAAATGTCACTCATGCTCCGCTCCGTCTTCGTCTGCTTCCGCACGATCGCGATCAGCACGTACACGCTGATCACAATCCAGATTTGCGTCTTCACCGCGTTCTCCGTGGTGCCATAAAACGCCTTGATCCGCAAATTCTGTTTGATCCATTTGAAGAATAACTCGACCTGCCAGCGGCTGCGGTACATTTGGGCCACGGTCCATGCGGGCAACAGGAACGGATTGGTCAGAAACACCAGTCGTCGGTCGTGTTCGGTGTCGTGGAAGGCGATACGTCGCAGCCGATCGGGATAACGAGCCACCGAACGGGGACTGTTGAACCGTATGGACAGATCGCTTCGCAGACCGGTCGCTTTGTCGACCGCCCGCTGTTGGGTCCGGCGATAATCCCGGTTGCGTTTGCTACGAATGACGAAGAAGGCTCCCGCGGTGGTGAAACGGTACAGGCGGGCCAAGTCGAGGTAACCGCGATCCATCACGTAGTACGCGCCGGGTTCGATCGGCAGGGTGTCGAGAATCTTGACGTCGTGTAATTTGCCCGCGGAAATGTGGACAAAGCACGGGATGTGGCCGTGAAGATCGAGCAGCGTGTGGAGCGTGATGGCCGCTTTGCGGCGGCGAAATTCGGCCCACGGGAAGAGGCTCAGGCACAGGTCAATCGTGGTGGAATCGAGGGCGTATGCCGTCTGATTCAGGGTCGCGCCGAATGGCTCGTCGGCATAGAGTTGACGTGCTTGGCGAATGAGGATCTGAGCAAAGTCGGCATAGAT is drawn from Fimbriiglobus ruber and contains these coding sequences:
- a CDS encoding MerR family transcriptional regulator, with protein sequence MSEASDAELFKVGDVARRTGVTVRTLHHYDEIGLLVPTHRAAGGHRLYTAADLARLQQILSLRHLGFGLDEIRDCLTRPGFDALTVVRLHLARVRDQLRTQHQICSRLETLADALGRTVPVSAELFLQTIEATVMFEKYYTPEQLDELKARREQVGEDRMRQVGDEWKELMAAVRTEMDQGADPADPRVQALAKKWMALVHEFTGGNPGIAAAVRNMYESEPVVAGTDTGPLKEMRAYIERAMKTAT
- a CDS encoding IS4 family transposase, coding for MFAGQFVFCQLLEYLPRRAFQDCVRRYHGDQRLRGFSCRDQFLTLAFAQLTYRESLRDIETCLRALGPKLYHAGFRGRVSRNTLADANRVHDWRIYADFAQILIRQARQLYADEPFGATLNQTAYALDSTTIDLCLSLFPWAEFRRRKAAITLHTLLDLHGHIPCFVHISAGKLHDVKILDTLPIEPGAYYVMDRGYLDLARLYRFTTAGAFFVIRSKRNRDYRRTQQRAVDKATGLRSDLSIRFNSPRSVARYPDRLRRIAFHDTEHDRRLVFLTNPFLLPAWTVAQMYRSRWQVELFFKWIKQNLRIKAFYGTTENAVKTQIWIVISVYVLIAIVRKQTKTERSMSDILQILSLTLFEKMPLFQAFSDENSRNRETPGHNQPSLFDL